One Herbaspirillum rubrisubalbicans genomic window carries:
- a CDS encoding ABC transporter ATP-binding protein, with the protein MMAAHAMKQSAQAFAPEASSNSDVLVQFCGVKKTYDGENLIVKSLDLDIRRGEFLTLLGPSGSGKTTCLMMLAGFEFPTGGEIRLDGQLLNRVPPHKRNIGMVFQNYALFPHMTIAQNVAYPLSVRKMDRATREAKVKQALDMVQMGKFGDRYPTQLSGGQQQRVALARTLVFDPQLVLMDEPLGALDKQLREHMQLELKALHKRLGVTFVYVTHDQSEALTMSDRVAVFDQGVIQQLAPVTELYEYPDNQFVANFIGDNNRFKGSVESVQGEHCTVRLADGTVVTGLNVHRAHAGQAITACVRPERIRLAAGGSAEPNAIRASIAGLIYFGDHVRVRCSVAGQEDCFVKLSLSDPALSGLTEGSSVVLHIAQDRLRCFL; encoded by the coding sequence ATGATGGCAGCTCATGCAATGAAGCAATCGGCGCAAGCATTCGCGCCAGAGGCCAGCAGCAACAGCGACGTGCTGGTGCAATTCTGCGGTGTGAAGAAAACTTACGACGGCGAAAACCTGATCGTCAAGAGCCTGGACCTGGACATTCGCCGCGGCGAATTCCTGACCCTGCTGGGCCCCTCCGGTTCCGGCAAGACCACCTGCCTGATGATGTTGGCCGGTTTCGAATTCCCCACCGGCGGCGAGATCCGCTTAGATGGCCAGTTGCTCAACCGAGTGCCGCCGCACAAGCGCAACATCGGCATGGTGTTCCAGAACTATGCGCTGTTCCCGCACATGACCATCGCCCAGAACGTGGCCTATCCGCTGTCGGTGCGCAAGATGGATCGCGCCACCCGCGAAGCCAAGGTCAAGCAGGCGCTGGACATGGTGCAGATGGGTAAATTCGGTGATCGTTATCCGACCCAGCTCTCCGGTGGCCAGCAGCAGCGCGTGGCGCTGGCGCGCACGCTGGTGTTCGATCCGCAACTGGTGTTGATGGACGAACCGCTGGGCGCGCTGGACAAGCAATTGCGCGAACACATGCAGCTCGAACTCAAAGCCCTGCACAAGCGCCTGGGCGTGACCTTCGTCTACGTCACCCACGACCAGAGCGAAGCGCTCACCATGTCCGATCGCGTGGCCGTGTTTGACCAGGGCGTGATCCAGCAACTGGCGCCGGTGACCGAACTGTACGAATATCCCGACAATCAATTCGTCGCCAACTTCATCGGTGACAACAACCGCTTCAAGGGCAGCGTCGAATCGGTGCAAGGCGAACACTGTACGGTGCGCCTGGCCGATGGCACGGTAGTCACCGGCCTGAATGTGCATCGCGCCCATGCCGGCCAGGCCATCACCGCCTGCGTGCGCCCGGAACGTATCCGCCTGGCCGCCGGTGGTAGCGCCGAACCCAATGCCATCCGTGCCAGCATCGCCGGCCTGATCTACTTTGGCGACCACGTGCGCGTGCGCTGCTCGGTGGCCGGGCAGGAAGATTGCTTCGTCAAGCTCTCGCTGTCGGACCCGGCGCTGTCGGGCTTGACCGAGGGTAGCAGCGTGGTGCTGCATATTGCACAGGATCGCCTGCGCTGCTTCCTGTAA
- a CDS encoding 4-aminobutyrate--2-oxoglutarate transaminase — MTSKANNQELQQRKNAATPRGVGVMCDFYAERAANAELWDVEGRRFIDFAAGIAVLNTGHRHPKLLDAMRAQMEKFTHTAYQIVPYASYVELAERINAVTPGNYPKKTAFFSTGAEAVENAIKIARAYTGRPGVIAFAGGFHGRTMMGMALTGKVAPYKLGFGPFPGDVFHAPYPSALNGISTEDALEAVKGLFKSDIEAKRVAAIILEPVQGEGGFYAAPADFMRGLRAICDEHGILLIADEVQSGYGRTGKLFAMEHYDVLPDLMTMAKSLAGGMPLSAVNGRAEIMDAPAPGGLGGTYAGNPLAVASALAVLDVMEEEKLVARGQRLGDKLQEHLKELRSAVPQIAEVRGVGAMVAVEFADPVTGKPDAEYTKKVQQHALSNGLLLLSCGSYGNVIRFLFPLTIPDAVMDEALGILANAIKLA; from the coding sequence ATGACCAGCAAGGCCAACAACCAAGAGCTGCAACAACGAAAGAATGCCGCGACCCCGCGCGGCGTGGGTGTGATGTGCGACTTCTACGCCGAGCGCGCCGCCAATGCCGAGTTGTGGGACGTCGAGGGTCGCCGCTTCATCGACTTCGCCGCGGGCATCGCCGTGCTCAATACTGGCCATCGCCACCCCAAGCTGCTCGACGCCATGCGCGCGCAGATGGAAAAATTCACCCACACCGCCTACCAGATCGTGCCCTACGCCAGCTATGTGGAACTGGCCGAGCGCATCAACGCGGTGACCCCGGGTAACTATCCGAAGAAGACCGCCTTCTTCTCCACCGGCGCCGAAGCCGTGGAAAACGCCATCAAGATCGCCCGCGCCTACACTGGCCGTCCGGGCGTGATCGCCTTTGCCGGTGGCTTCCATGGCCGCACCATGATGGGCATGGCACTGACCGGCAAGGTCGCGCCCTACAAGCTGGGCTTCGGTCCCTTCCCCGGCGACGTGTTCCATGCGCCCTACCCGAGCGCCTTGAACGGCATCAGCACCGAGGATGCGCTGGAAGCGGTCAAGGGTCTCTTCAAGAGCGACATCGAAGCCAAGCGCGTGGCCGCCATCATCCTGGAACCGGTGCAGGGCGAAGGCGGTTTCTACGCAGCGCCAGCCGACTTCATGCGCGGCCTGCGCGCCATCTGCGATGAGCACGGCATCCTGTTGATCGCCGATGAAGTGCAGTCCGGCTATGGCCGTACCGGCAAGCTGTTTGCCATGGAACACTACGACGTGCTGCCCGACCTGATGACCATGGCCAAGAGCCTGGCCGGCGGGATGCCGCTGTCGGCCGTCAACGGTCGTGCCGAGATCATGGATGCACCGGCCCCGGGTGGCCTGGGTGGCACCTATGCCGGCAACCCGCTGGCAGTGGCGTCGGCCCTGGCCGTGCTGGACGTAATGGAAGAAGAAAAGCTGGTGGCCCGTGGTCAGCGCCTGGGCGACAAGCTGCAGGAACACCTCAAGGAATTGCGTTCGGCCGTGCCGCAGATCGCTGAAGTGCGCGGCGTGGGTGCCATGGTGGCGGTGGAGTTCGCCGATCCGGTCACCGGCAAGCCGGATGCTGAATACACCAAGAAGGTCCAGCAACACGCCCTCAGCAATGGCTTGCTGCTGCTGTCCTGTGGCAGCTACGGCAACGTGATCCGCTTCTTGTTCCCGCTGACCATTCCCGATGCCGTCATGGATGAAGCGCTGGGCATTTTGGCCAACGCCATCAAGCTGGCCTGA
- a CDS encoding ABC transporter permease gives MHKPPLFPPYTSLVERAWFFASRSFNLLVLLFLVLPILVMIPLSFSDSSFLMYPIQGFSLRWYQNLFTSDDWIRAAQNSFIVAPAATVIATVLGTLAAVGLNKADFRGKGILMAILISPMIVPVVVVGVGVYLFFARIGLSDSYLGLILAHAALGAPFVVTTVLATLQGFNHNLVRASLSLGASPLRTFFRITLPVIAPGLISGALFAFATSFDEVVLTLFVAGPEQATLPRQMFAGIKDNISPTIAALATILILFSTCLLLALEWLRGRNKAAARF, from the coding sequence ATGCACAAACCGCCCCTCTTTCCGCCCTACACCTCCTTGGTCGAGCGCGCCTGGTTCTTTGCCTCGCGCAGCTTCAACCTGCTGGTGCTGCTGTTTCTGGTGTTGCCCATCCTGGTGATGATCCCGCTGTCGTTCTCCGACAGCAGCTTCCTGATGTATCCCATCCAGGGCTTCTCGCTGCGCTGGTACCAAAACCTGTTCACCTCCGATGACTGGATCCGTGCCGCCCAGAACAGCTTCATCGTGGCCCCGGCGGCTACCGTCATTGCCACCGTACTGGGCACGCTGGCCGCGGTGGGCCTGAACAAGGCCGACTTCCGCGGCAAGGGCATCCTGATGGCGATCCTGATCTCGCCCATGATCGTGCCGGTGGTAGTGGTGGGCGTGGGCGTGTACCTGTTCTTTGCCCGCATTGGCCTGTCCGACAGCTACCTCGGCCTGATCCTGGCGCACGCCGCGCTGGGCGCGCCGTTCGTGGTGACCACCGTGCTGGCTACCCTGCAGGGCTTCAACCACAACCTGGTGCGCGCCAGCCTGAGTCTGGGCGCCAGCCCCTTGCGCACCTTCTTCCGCATCACCTTGCCGGTGATCGCACCGGGCCTGATCTCGGGCGCCCTGTTCGCGTTTGCAACTTCCTTCGATGAAGTGGTTCTGACCTTGTTCGTCGCTGGCCCCGAGCAAGCCACCCTGCCGCGCCAGATGTTTGCCGGCATCAAGGACAACATCAGCCCGACCATTGCCGCCCTGGCGACGATCCTGATCCTGTTTTCGACCTGCCTGCTGCTGGCCCTGGAATGGCTGCGCGGGCGCAACAAGGCCGCGGCGCGCTTCTGA
- the gabD gene encoding NADP-dependent succinate-semialdehyde dehydrogenase, which translates to MLHQLKDPSLLRQQAYLNGAWCDADSGAKLEVHNPANGQLLGHVPLMGATETRRAIDAANAAWPAWKKKTAKERSALLRRWYELMLANADDLALIMTAEQGKPLAEARGEIGYAASFIEWFAEEGKRTYGDTIPSPSPTNRIVVIKEAIGVCAAITPWNFPAAMITRKAGPALAAGCPMVLKPAEATPFSALALAVLAERAGIPAGVFSVVTGTPKEIGGEMTSNPIVRKISFTGSTGVGKLLMQQSASSIKKLSLELGGNAPFIVFDDADLDAAVEGAIASKYRNAGQTCVCANRIYVQDGVYDAFAAKLVEAVKKLKVGDGMENGVTQGPLINEQAVKKVEQHVADALAKGARVLLGGKRHALGHGFFEPTVLADVTPAMQVAREETFGPMAPLFRFKTDDEALSLANDTEFGLASYFYSRDIGRIWRVAEGLESGMVGINTGLISNEVAPFGGVKQSGLGREGSHYGIDDYLVVKYLCMGGI; encoded by the coding sequence ATGCTGCATCAACTCAAAGACCCTTCCCTGCTGCGTCAGCAGGCCTACCTCAACGGCGCCTGGTGCGATGCCGACAGCGGCGCCAAGCTGGAAGTGCACAATCCGGCCAACGGCCAGTTGCTGGGCCACGTGCCCCTGATGGGCGCCACCGAAACGCGGCGCGCCATCGACGCCGCCAATGCCGCCTGGCCGGCCTGGAAAAAGAAGACTGCCAAGGAGCGCAGCGCCCTGCTGCGCCGCTGGTATGAGCTGATGCTGGCCAATGCCGACGACCTGGCCCTGATCATGACCGCCGAGCAAGGCAAGCCGCTGGCCGAGGCCCGTGGCGAGATCGGCTATGCCGCCTCCTTCATCGAATGGTTCGCCGAGGAAGGCAAGCGTACCTATGGCGACACCATCCCCTCGCCCTCGCCGACCAACCGCATCGTGGTCATCAAGGAAGCCATCGGTGTGTGCGCGGCCATCACGCCGTGGAATTTCCCGGCGGCGATGATCACCCGCAAGGCCGGCCCGGCGCTGGCGGCTGGCTGCCCGATGGTCTTGAAGCCAGCCGAAGCCACGCCCTTCTCGGCGCTGGCCCTGGCGGTGCTGGCCGAGCGCGCCGGCATCCCGGCAGGCGTGTTCAGCGTCGTCACCGGCACGCCCAAGGAGATCGGCGGCGAGATGACCTCCAACCCCATCGTGCGCAAGATCAGCTTCACCGGCTCCACTGGCGTGGGCAAGCTGTTGATGCAGCAGAGTGCATCGAGCATCAAGAAGCTGTCGCTGGAACTGGGCGGCAATGCGCCCTTCATCGTGTTTGACGATGCCGACCTGGATGCCGCCGTGGAAGGCGCCATCGCCTCCAAGTACCGCAATGCTGGCCAGACCTGCGTGTGCGCCAACCGTATCTACGTGCAGGATGGCGTCTATGACGCCTTTGCCGCCAAGCTGGTGGAAGCGGTCAAGAAACTGAAGGTGGGCGATGGCATGGAAAATGGCGTGACCCAAGGTCCGCTGATCAATGAACAAGCCGTCAAGAAGGTCGAGCAGCATGTGGCCGACGCCCTCGCCAAGGGGGCGCGCGTGCTGCTGGGTGGCAAGCGCCATGCCTTGGGCCATGGCTTCTTCGAACCCACCGTGCTGGCCGATGTGACCCCGGCCATGCAAGTGGCGCGCGAAGAAACCTTCGGGCCGATGGCGCCGCTGTTCCGCTTCAAGACCGATGACGAAGCCCTGTCCCTGGCCAACGACACCGAGTTCGGCCTGGCCAGCTACTTCTACTCACGCGACATCGGCCGCATCTGGCGCGTGGCCGAAGGCCTGGAGTCGGGCATGGTGGGCATCAACACCGGCCTCATTTCCAACGAAGTGGCGCCGTTTGGCGGCGTGAAGCAATCGGGGCTGGGACGCGAGGGATCGCACTATGGCATCGATGATTATCTGGTGGTGAAGTATTTGTGCATGGGTGGAATCTGA
- a CDS encoding ABC transporter substrate-binding protein encodes MKRLSPALLSPLALGLLFSGAASAAELTVVNFGGANANAQKVAYVDPFQKSTGTKVVTSEFNGELAKVKAMVETKKVSWDVVEIDGGDLTRACDDGLIEKLDLAKTIKKEDFIPQATVSECGMGAFVWSTVLAYNADKLKTAPTGWADFWDTKKFPGKRGMKKSAEYNLEFALMADGVPAKDVYKVLATKEGVDRAFKKLDQLKPNIQWWDAGALPAQFLASGDVVMANAYNGRIDAAQREGKNLKVVWNGSVYTLDYWVIPKGSPNKALAEKFISFASQPETQKVYADNIAYGPVNKGALKLLDAKTLANLPTSPANAKDALQLSLQFWTDHGEELEQRFAAWIAK; translated from the coding sequence ATGAAACGCCTGTCACCCGCCCTGCTGTCCCCGCTCGCCCTGGGCCTGCTGTTTTCCGGCGCGGCTTCTGCCGCTGAACTGACCGTGGTCAACTTCGGCGGCGCCAATGCCAATGCGCAGAAGGTCGCCTACGTCGATCCGTTCCAGAAGAGCACCGGCACCAAGGTCGTGACCTCCGAATTCAACGGTGAACTGGCCAAGGTCAAGGCCATGGTGGAAACCAAGAAGGTCAGCTGGGATGTGGTGGAAATCGACGGCGGCGACCTCACCCGCGCCTGTGACGATGGCCTGATCGAAAAGCTGGACCTGGCCAAGACCATCAAGAAGGAAGACTTCATCCCCCAGGCGACGGTGAGCGAATGCGGCATGGGTGCCTTCGTCTGGTCCACCGTGCTGGCCTACAACGCCGACAAGCTCAAGACCGCACCGACTGGCTGGGCGGACTTCTGGGATACCAAGAAATTCCCCGGCAAGCGCGGCATGAAGAAGAGCGCCGAGTACAACCTGGAGTTCGCCCTGATGGCTGATGGCGTGCCGGCCAAGGACGTCTACAAGGTGCTGGCCACCAAGGAAGGCGTGGACCGTGCCTTCAAGAAGCTGGACCAGTTGAAGCCCAACATCCAGTGGTGGGATGCCGGCGCGTTGCCGGCGCAGTTCCTGGCCTCGGGTGACGTGGTCATGGCCAATGCCTACAACGGCCGCATCGATGCCGCCCAGCGCGAAGGCAAGAACCTCAAGGTGGTCTGGAACGGCAGTGTCTACACGCTGGACTACTGGGTCATCCCCAAGGGTTCGCCCAACAAGGCTCTGGCCGAGAAGTTCATCAGCTTCGCCAGCCAGCCGGAAACCCAGAAGGTCTACGCTGACAACATCGCCTACGGTCCGGTCAACAAGGGCGCCCTGAAGCTGCTGGACGCCAAGACCCTGGCCAACCTGCCGACCTCCCCGGCCAATGCCAAGGACGCGCTGCAACTGAGCCTGCAATTCTGGACCGACCACGGCGAAGAACTGGAACAACGCTTCGCAGCCTGGATCGCCAAGTAA
- a CDS encoding aspartate carbamoyltransferase translates to MNLPQQVFLRDAMRILNLTRESLAQRIGCTKRALDTWLLPEDSGEFRAMPEMARRFISEILAASHPGGSAIAEATAASTATPEPFGRLSHLLSVDQFSRDSAEHLFMLADVMQPIARRRKVSRVLEGAVLANLFFEASTRTRLSFASAFMRLGGSVCDTTGFTYSSMAKGESIADTSRTVSGYADVIVVRHPEQGSVAQFAAATQVPLINGGDGAGEHPTQALIDLYTVQREFSRLGKLVDGAHIVITGDLKYGRTAHSLIKLLSLYRNMRFTLVSPPSLEMPAEIVKRIAARGHTVTSTDVLAHALPDADVIYTTRIQRERLTGEKIDDFLAAFEINKKLVDQHGRPDIIVMHPLPRDSRPGAHDLHTDLDGDARLAIFRQTDNGVPVRMAIFATLLGVENQVQRSLRDALWAVPATLGPNDFPAEDLDL, encoded by the coding sequence ATGAACCTGCCCCAACAAGTCTTCCTGCGCGACGCAATGCGCATCCTCAACCTGACCCGGGAAAGCCTGGCCCAGCGCATCGGCTGCACCAAGCGGGCGCTGGACACCTGGCTGCTGCCCGAGGACTCCGGCGAATTCCGCGCCATGCCGGAAATGGCCAGGCGCTTCATTTCCGAGATCCTGGCGGCCAGCCATCCGGGCGGGTCGGCAATTGCAGAGGCCACCGCAGCAAGCACCGCCACCCCCGAGCCCTTCGGGCGTCTCAGCCACCTGCTGTCGGTGGACCAGTTCAGCCGCGACTCGGCCGAGCACCTCTTCATGCTGGCCGACGTCATGCAACCCATTGCCCGGCGCCGCAAGGTGTCGCGGGTGCTGGAGGGGGCGGTGCTGGCCAATCTGTTCTTCGAGGCCAGCACCCGTACCCGCCTGAGCTTCGCCTCGGCCTTCATGCGCCTGGGCGGCTCGGTGTGCGATACGACCGGGTTCACCTATTCCTCCATGGCCAAGGGCGAGTCCATCGCCGATACCAGCCGCACCGTGAGCGGCTATGCCGATGTGATCGTGGTGCGTCATCCCGAGCAGGGATCGGTGGCGCAGTTCGCGGCGGCCACGCAGGTGCCGCTGATCAATGGTGGCGATGGCGCGGGCGAACATCCGACCCAGGCCTTGATCGACCTCTATACGGTGCAGCGCGAATTCTCGCGCCTGGGCAAGCTGGTCGATGGGGCGCACATCGTCATCACCGGCGACCTGAAATACGGTCGCACCGCGCACTCCCTGATCAAGCTGCTGTCGCTGTACCGAAACATGCGTTTCACCCTGGTCTCGCCGCCCTCGCTGGAGATGCCGGCAGAGATCGTCAAGCGTATCGCTGCCCGCGGCCACACCGTCACGTCGACCGATGTGCTGGCCCATGCGCTGCCCGACGCCGATGTGATCTACACCACCCGCATCCAGCGCGAACGCCTCACCGGCGAGAAGATCGATGACTTCCTGGCCGCCTTCGAGATCAATAAGAAACTGGTCGACCAGCATGGCCGGCCCGATATCATCGTGATGCATCCCCTGCCGCGCGACAGCCGGCCCGGCGCGCACGATCTGCATACCGACCTGGATGGCGATGCGCGCCTGGCGATCTTCCGGCAAACCGATAACGGCGTGCCGGTGCGCATGGCCATCTTTGCCACCCTGCTGGGGGTGGAGAACCAGGTCCAGCGTTCCCTGCGCGATGCCCTGTGGGCCGTGCCTGCTACGCTGGGGCCAAACGACTTCCCTGCGGAAGACCTGGACCTCTGA
- a CDS encoding ABC transporter permease gives MTTIATRSAAMPLAEPDPQQLKRELRAAQTRKRLGALALIAPLAIFLLLTFVAPIVALLQRAIENPEVATTLPQTVAVLSKWDRKSALPDQAYSALAEDLARAKEDTTAGNLARRLNIEIPGARSLVMGTTRAMPLRDEQGKPLSPAAAREAIIALNAQWGQPDVWRVIAQNGSVYSPYYLLASLDLRQNVFGDIEAASPESAIYRTIFGRTLWMSAVVTCFALLLAYPLAYWLSTMPERRANLLMILVLIPFWTSILVRVAAWIVLLQSEGLVNKALMLAGLTQSPLELVFNRVGVYISMTHILLPFMILPLYSVMKSVPPTYLKAAVSLGSHPFAAFWRVYVPQTYPGVGAGVLLVFIMAGGYYITPALLGGPNEQMVSYFIAYFINTTINWGMACALGALLLAATLVLYGVYRRFAKVDVGIS, from the coding sequence ATGACCACCATCGCCACCCGCTCCGCCGCCATGCCCCTGGCCGAACCCGACCCGCAGCAACTCAAGCGCGAACTGCGCGCCGCCCAGACCCGCAAACGCCTGGGCGCCCTGGCGCTGATCGCTCCGCTGGCCATCTTCCTGCTGCTGACCTTCGTGGCGCCCATCGTGGCCCTCCTGCAGCGCGCCATCGAAAACCCCGAAGTCGCCACCACCCTGCCGCAGACCGTGGCCGTGCTGTCCAAGTGGGACCGCAAGTCGGCCCTGCCCGACCAGGCGTACTCGGCTTTGGCCGAAGACCTGGCCCGCGCCAAGGAAGACACCACCGCCGGCAACCTGGCACGTCGTCTGAACATCGAAATACCGGGCGCACGCTCGCTGGTGATGGGCACCACACGCGCCATGCCGCTGCGCGATGAGCAAGGCAAGCCGCTCTCGCCAGCCGCAGCGCGCGAGGCCATCATCGCTCTCAATGCGCAATGGGGCCAACCCGATGTGTGGCGCGTGATCGCCCAGAACGGCTCGGTGTATTCCCCCTATTACCTGCTGGCCTCGCTGGACCTGCGCCAGAACGTGTTTGGCGATATCGAAGCAGCCAGCCCCGAATCGGCCATCTACCGCACCATTTTCGGGCGCACGCTGTGGATGAGTGCAGTGGTGACCTGCTTCGCCCTGCTGCTGGCCTATCCGCTGGCCTACTGGCTGTCCACCATGCCCGAGCGCCGCGCCAACCTGCTGATGATCCTGGTGCTCATTCCCTTCTGGACTTCGATCCTGGTACGCGTGGCGGCCTGGATCGTGCTGCTGCAATCCGAAGGGTTGGTCAACAAGGCACTGATGCTGGCCGGTCTGACGCAGTCACCCTTGGAGCTGGTGTTCAACCGCGTGGGCGTGTACATCTCGATGACCCACATCCTGCTGCCCTTCATGATCCTGCCGCTCTACAGCGTCATGAAGTCAGTCCCGCCGACTTACCTGAAAGCCGCTGTCTCGCTGGGCAGCCATCCCTTCGCCGCGTTCTGGCGGGTGTACGTGCCGCAGACCTATCCGGGCGTGGGCGCGGGTGTGCTGCTGGTGTTCATCATGGCCGGTGGCTACTACATCACCCCGGCGCTCTTGGGCGGCCCCAATGAACAGATGGTGAGCTACTTCATCGCCTACTTCATCAACACCACCATCAACTGGGGCATGGCCTGCGCTCTGGGCGCCCTGCTGCTGGCGGCGACCCTGGTGCTGTATGGCGTCTATCGCCGCTTTGCCAAGGTCGATGTCGGCATCAGCTGA
- a CDS encoding PLP-dependent aminotransferase family protein: MKLASLSDYLLLRINRPPAKAAPGKGKAASARESSAAKITKTAKTSGVSTPVNRQIYQLIREAILAHTLPAGMQLPSSRDLALELGTSRNTVTYAYEQLLAEGYLESRTGAGTFVADTAPDQIPEAVERVEPLTDPSGKSELSARGALLTRQAGVGERQWGAFMPGVPDVTCVPHKIWGRLQNKHWRRSNSDLLTYGPGAGYTGLREQIAEYLRVARSVNCTPSQVLITTGIHQSIDIVVKLLGEHGDTAWVEDPCYWGTRSVLNSLGIQSVPIAVDQEGMRMRLANLRRPPRFICTTPSHQYPLGMVMSLSRRRMLLEYAATHKVWIIEDDYDSEFRYGGRPLASLQGMDTQHRVLYMGTFSKIMFPGLRIGFLVVPESLAQAFATGIAELYRNGQVFLQATLADFMAEGHFASHIRKMRVLYAERLQLLQQSINRHFGEKMTITGGEAGLHLVLGLPQECDDVLICEQALQAGIVVRPLSRYYMHARGARRGLLLGYASVPNDEIARAFDKLAAVIKPHLAGAG; the protein is encoded by the coding sequence TTGAAACTCGCCTCCTTGTCCGACTATCTGCTGCTGCGCATCAATCGTCCCCCCGCCAAGGCCGCACCGGGCAAGGGCAAGGCCGCCAGTGCCCGCGAAAGCAGTGCGGCGAAAATTACCAAAACCGCCAAGACATCCGGCGTCAGCACCCCCGTCAATCGCCAGATCTACCAGTTGATCCGCGAAGCCATCCTGGCCCATACCCTGCCGGCCGGGATGCAATTGCCTTCTTCACGCGACCTGGCGCTGGAGCTGGGCACCTCGCGCAACACCGTGACCTACGCCTATGAGCAATTGCTGGCCGAGGGTTACCTGGAGAGTCGCACCGGGGCCGGCACCTTCGTGGCCGACACGGCGCCGGACCAGATCCCCGAAGCGGTAGAGCGGGTCGAGCCCTTGACCGACCCGTCCGGCAAATCCGAACTGTCCGCACGGGGCGCGCTGCTCACGCGTCAGGCTGGGGTGGGGGAACGCCAATGGGGCGCCTTCATGCCGGGTGTGCCGGATGTGACCTGCGTGCCGCACAAGATCTGGGGTCGCCTGCAGAACAAGCATTGGCGTCGTTCCAATTCCGACCTGCTGACCTACGGCCCCGGCGCTGGCTATACCGGCCTGCGCGAGCAGATCGCCGAATACCTGCGGGTGGCGCGCTCGGTCAACTGCACCCCTTCGCAGGTGCTCATCACCACCGGCATCCACCAGTCCATCGACATCGTGGTCAAGCTGCTGGGTGAACATGGCGACACCGCCTGGGTGGAAGATCCCTGCTACTGGGGCACACGTAGCGTGCTCAATTCACTGGGCATCCAATCGGTGCCCATCGCGGTGGACCAGGAAGGAATGCGGATGCGCCTGGCCAACCTGCGCCGGCCACCGCGCTTCATCTGTACCACGCCCTCGCACCAGTATCCGCTGGGCATGGTGATGAGCCTGTCGCGGCGGCGCATGTTGCTGGAGTATGCGGCCACCCACAAGGTGTGGATCATCGAGGATGACTACGACAGCGAATTCCGCTACGGTGGCCGCCCGCTGGCCTCGCTGCAGGGCATGGATACCCAGCACCGGGTGCTGTACATGGGCACCTTCAGCAAGATCATGTTCCCTGGCTTGCGCATCGGTTTCCTGGTGGTGCCGGAGTCGCTGGCCCAGGCCTTTGCCACCGGCATCGCCGAGCTGTATCGCAACGGCCAGGTGTTCCTGCAGGCCACGCTGGCCGACTTTATGGCCGAAGGCCACTTCGCCTCGCACATCCGCAAGATGCGCGTGCTCTACGCCGAGCGGCTGCAATTGCTGCAGCAATCCATCAACCGTCACTTCGGCGAGAAGATGACCATCACCGGTGGCGAAGCGGGACTGCACCTGGTGCTGGGCCTGCCGCAGGAGTGCGATGACGTGCTCATCTGTGAACAGGCCTTGCAGGCCGGCATCGTGGTGCGCCCGCTGTCGCGCTACTACATGCACGCCCGCGGCGCGCGGCGGGGGCTGTTGCTGGGTTATGCCAGCGTGCCCAATGATGAGATCGCGCGTGCCTTCGACAAGCTGGCCGCAGTGATCAAGCCGCATCTGGCAGGCGCAGGGTGA